CGCCTGCCCCATCAATTCCGCCAGCAGCGCGTCGGCGGCGCGAAAGGGATCGTCGATGGGCGACATGAAGGTGCGCCCCTGCAGGTCGAGCACCGCCACGCGTATGCCGTTGCTCTCCACGACGACGGAGCCGCGGCCCGGGTTGCCGGGCGGATAGTTGTGCGGGCGGAGCAGCCGCGGCTCGGTCTTGAGCAGGGGCAGGATTTCCTTTTTGTCCCACACGTGGTTGCCGGTGGTGATCACGTCGACGCCCACGTCCAGGAACTCGCGGACGATTTCCGGCGTGATGCCGAAGCCGCCCGCGGAGTTCTCGCCGTTGGCCACGACGAGATCGGCGTTCACGTCCTTGCGAACGAGACGCACCAGTTGCGTAAGCGTACGCCGCCCCGGCGAGCCGATGACGTCGGCCACGAAGAGAATTCTCACCTGTGCTTCGTTCTGGTTTTAGAGCCCTGCCGAGGCTTCCCTAGCCTGCACCCTCCTGGCACACCCACCGAGGCCTGTCATCCTGAGGCCCAGGCGCGCCGTGCTCGCACGCACACCATCCTACGCGGGCCGAAGGATCTAACCCGGGACACTTCTCAGCCGGGGCGCGGCAGCGGTCACCGGACCGGAGGCCACGGCGGTTCGCGACGAGGACATGGTGCGCTTCGGTCAGGCCGGCGCAATCCCCTGGCTGCCCTCTCCCCCCGGCCCCCTCTCCCGCAAGCGGGAGAGGGAGAGAACTTCGGTCGGCTTTTCGACGGGCCGCCTGCGCATGCCGCGGCAGCCCCCTCCACCCGACCCCCGTCCCCCGCTGCGCAGGGGAGGGGGAGACCTGAATCGCGCTTTGGCTGGGGCGTCGTGCGTCCCCCCGCGGATGCAGTCCGCGAAGGCGGACTTCGGGCCGTCGTTGCCGCGAATTCATTCGCCCCAGCGAGGCCCGGGCGCCCTCCTCCCCTGACGCACCCAAATCCCGAAGTGTACCCCCTCTCCCACGCTGTTGTGGCGCTGTTGTGGGAGAGGGTCGCACGCGTGTCAGCGCGGCGGGGTGAGGGCCCCTCGGCAGCCGCGGCCTCGGCCACGGTGACCGCTGCCGCGCCCTAGCTTGTACGTGTCCGCGGCTAGATCCTTCGGCCCGCAACGGTCGGCGCGCGGGCCGGTGCGGTGCGCCTGGGCCTCAGGATGACGGAGTGCCTGGACGTCTCCCAAAACGCGGCGGGGGCACGGCGAACCGTGCCCCCGCCCGGCCCCGCGGGCCGCAATCTATCGTCCGGCGCGTCAGCGCGCGAAGTCGATCGCTCGCGTCTCGCGGATCACCACCACCTTGATCTGCCCCGGGTACTGCAGCTCCGCCTCGATGCGGCGCGCCGTGTCTTCGCTCAGGCGCGTCATCTCCTCGTCCGAGACCGCCTCGGGCGTCACCATCACCCGCAGCTCGCGGCCGGCCTGGATCGCGAAGCAGCGCTCCACCCCGGGGAACGACGTGGCGATCTCCTCCAGCTTTTCCAGCCGCTTGACGTACGTTTCGAACATCTCGCGGCGGGCGCCCGGGCGCGAGCCGCTGATGGCGTCGCCCGCGGTGACCAGGAACGACTCGGGAAACAGGTGCGGCTCCTCGTCATGGTGCGCCTTGATGGCGTTCAGCACCTGCGGCGGCTCGCCGTACTTCTTGCACAGGTTGTAGCCCAGCTCCACGTGGGTGCCCTCGTGGTCGTGCGTCATTCCCTTGCCCACGTCGTGAAGCAGCCCCATCCGCTTGGCCATCGTGGCGTCGAAGCCCATCTCCGAGGCCATGTTTCCGGCCAGGAGCGCCACTTCCTTGGCGTGCAGCAGCTGGTTCTGCCCGTACGAGGTGCGGAACTTCAGGCGGCCCAGCACCTTGACGATCTCGGGGTGCACGCCGTGGATCCCCAGCTCGTACATGATCTCTTCGGCCGCCTCGCGCATTCCCTTCTCCACCTCCAGGCGCGCCTTGGCGACGACGTCGTCGATGCGGCCCGGGTGGATGCGCCCGTCGCCCACCAGCTTTTCCAGGGCGATGCGGGCGGTTTCGCGGCGGATGGGGTCGAAGCCCGAAAGCACCACCGCCTCGGGCGTGTCGTCGATGATGACGTCGATGCCCGTGGCCTGCTCGAACGCGCGGATGTTGCGCCCCTCTCGGCCGATGATGCGCCCCTTCATCTCGTCGGACGGCAACGCCACGACGGAGACGGTGGTCTCGGCGGTGTGGTCGGCGGCGATGCGCTGGATGGCGAGGGAGATGATCTTCTTGGCCTCGCGGTCGGCGTCGCGGCGGGCCTCTTCCTTGATCTCACGGATGCGCTGCGCGGCGCTGGCCCGGGCCTCTTCTTCCAGGTCGTGCATCAGCGTGCGGCGCGCCTCGTCGGCCGAGAGGCCGGCGAGCGATTCCAGGCGGTGCTGCACCTCGGCCAGGCGGCCGTGCACCGACTGCGCATCGACCTCCACCTGCTTTTCGCGCTGGGCCAGGGCCTGCGCGCGGCGGTCCTGCGCCTCGACCTTTTCCTCCAGCTGGTGGAGCTTGCGGTCCAGCATTTCGCCACGCTCCTGCAGCCGGCGCTCCAGCCGGTCCATCTCGTCGCGGCGCTTGGCCTCTTCGCGCTCCCACGCCTCGCGGCTGCGCAACGCTTCTTCGCGCCCCTTGAGCACCTCGGCCGTGCGCAGGCGGTCGGCCTCCTGCTCCGCCTCCTGCTTGGCGGTGGCGCGAATGCGGGCGGCCTCGTCTTCGGCGGTGGCGCGGGATGCGCGCAGGCGCGACTGGATCACGGACTGGCCGCCGAAAAAGCCGGCGGCGGCGCCCACGACCGCCCCAAGGACGATCAGCAGAATTTCCATCGGTGGGTCTTTATCTCAGCGCGGGCGTGCCCGCGGCCGGTGCAAATAAGAACGGTGGCTGAACTCGAACCGCGTCCCGCCACCGTTTGGACTGAGCCCCGCTCAGGATGTGCGTCCAGGTGGGCCCGCAACGGAAAAACATACGATGAAGGCAGGCTCGCGGGCAAGTGCGCGCCCGGTTGCGCCCGGAACCCCATCCGCCTACCCTGCGCTGCGCGGTGACTTCCGCGTTCCGCCACGACTGGAGAGCACCCGCCCATGAGCACCGATCCCCTGAGCCGCCTGCGCGCCATCTGCCTGGCGCTTCCCGAAACGACCGAGCCGGAGGCCTGGGGCACGCCCACCTTCCGCGTCCGCAAGAAGATCTTCGCGATGTTCGCGAACAACCATCATCGCGATGGGCGCGTGGCGGTGTGGTGCCCCGCGCCGGTCGGGATCCAGCAGCTCCTCGTCCGGTCCGATCCCGATACGTACTTCGTGCCGCCGTACGTGGGCGTGAAGGGATGGATCGGCATCGTGATCGAGGAGCTGGGCGACGGGGAATTGCGCGAGCAGATCGTCCAGTCCTACTGCATGATTGCCCCCAAGAAGCTCCAGGCCCTGGTCGACGCCTAGCCGGCATCTGCCTGGACCGATGAGCGAACTCCGGAGCTGTCATCCTGAAGGAGCGGCCAAGCGCAACTCGCATCCGCACCGCCGTTAGCAGCGACTGAAGGATCCGCCACACAGTCCGCAGAAGCTCCGCACTCGCAGCATGGGCTAATTCCGTTTGGGCATGGGGAGGCGCATGATCACCGTTCGCCGCGAGGGCCTGCAGGGGCGAATGAATTCGCTGCAACGACCACACGAAGTCTGCCTTCGCAGACTGGCTGGCCGAGGTGCGAGTTGGGCCATGTGGCGCGACCGGAACGGGGTGCAGTTCTCCCCCTCTCCCGCTTGCGGGAGAGGGGGCCGGGGCGAGAGGGCAGCCGGGGATTGCACCGCCGAGTTCGAAACGCCCCTGCCGCTCGCCAGGGTCCCAGCCGGGGCGCGGCAGCGGTCCGGAGACAAAAGGCTTCCATGTGGCGGCGGTAGCGGAGCGGGTCGGCAGGT
This window of the Longimicrobium sp. genome carries:
- a CDS encoding TIGR00282 family metallophosphoesterase codes for the protein MRILFVADVIGSPGRRTLTQLVRLVRKDVNADLVVANGENSAGGFGITPEIVREFLDVGVDVITTGNHVWDKKEILPLLKTEPRLLRPHNYPPGNPGRGSVVVESNGIRVAVLDLQGRTFMSPIDDPFRAADALLAELMGQADVVVVEFHAEATSEKQAFARYLDGRVAAVVGTHTHVQTADERILPKGTARITDLGMTGGMDGIIGMKWELSVERQLTLTRGERLQPADGDLTLQGAVVEIDPATGLARSIERVNVPYERVLQGEFKKK
- the rny gene encoding ribonuclease Y gives rise to the protein MEILLIVLGAVVGAAAGFFGGQSVIQSRLRASRATAEDEAARIRATAKQEAEQEADRLRTAEVLKGREEALRSREAWEREEAKRRDEMDRLERRLQERGEMLDRKLHQLEEKVEAQDRRAQALAQREKQVEVDAQSVHGRLAEVQHRLESLAGLSADEARRTLMHDLEEEARASAAQRIREIKEEARRDADREAKKIISLAIQRIAADHTAETTVSVVALPSDEMKGRIIGREGRNIRAFEQATGIDVIIDDTPEAVVLSGFDPIRRETARIALEKLVGDGRIHPGRIDDVVAKARLEVEKGMREAAEEIMYELGIHGVHPEIVKVLGRLKFRTSYGQNQLLHAKEVALLAGNMASEMGFDATMAKRMGLLHDVGKGMTHDHEGTHVELGYNLCKKYGEPPQVLNAIKAHHDEEPHLFPESFLVTAGDAISGSRPGARREMFETYVKRLEKLEEIATSFPGVERCFAIQAGRELRVMVTPEAVSDEEMTRLSEDTARRIEAELQYPGQIKVVVIRETRAIDFAR
- a CDS encoding MmcQ/YjbR family DNA-binding protein — encoded protein: MSTDPLSRLRAICLALPETTEPEAWGTPTFRVRKKIFAMFANNHHRDGRVAVWCPAPVGIQQLLVRSDPDTYFVPPYVGVKGWIGIVIEELGDGELREQIVQSYCMIAPKKLQALVDA